Genomic window (Polycladomyces subterraneus):
CCTCCATCCGCTTAACACCCCTCTTGAGCAGATGTTGTGCCCGATTGATTGTCAGTTGCCACGCTTGGAATGGCAGAGAAGTCCAGATGAAGAGATTTGATGTGAAATCACTTTTGATTGGTACCCGTATGGGAGGTGGTGTCCATCATCAGTTGCAAAAAACGCTCGTGTCCCTGGGGGTTTCTTCAGTTATGCAGTACACAACAGCGTTACTGCGTGTGCTTGCTCCTCTCCGGAAATGGATATAACCTGAAGGTAAATAAGATTCTGACTGGGGTGGCGATTGATGGTGCAGCAATTACAAGCTGCTTCGACGGATCGGGATTTCTTTGCGATCCGTGATGTGGATTATTTGGAAATCTATACGGGCAACGCAAAACAAGAGATGCATTACTTTTGCCGGGCATTTGGGTTCCGTCTTGTGGCTTATAGCGGGTTGGAGACGGGAAATCGGGATCAAGTTTCCTATGTACTGGAGCAAGGGAAGATCCGCCTGGTTGTCAGCGGTGCGTATGGTCCGGATCATCCGATTGCCGAATTCGTGAAACAACACGGTGACGGGGTCAAGGATATCGCGCTGTTGGTGGATGATGTTGAAAGCGCTTATTTGGAAGCGGTTTCAAGAGGTGGCATTCCGATAAAAGAACCTCATGAATTGCGGGATGAACACGGTGTGATCAAAAAAGCGGTCATCGGCACATACGGGGACACCGTTCATACCCTGATCGAACGGCATCAATATAACGGTTTGTTCGCCCCTGGATTTGCTTCACCTGAATGCGGCATCCCCCATCATGACGCCGGATTGGTGGCCATTGACCATGTGGTGGGCAATGTGGAACGAATGGAGGAGTGGGTTGCCTATTATGAAAACGTAATGGGTTTCAAGCAAATGATCCATTTTGACGACAAAGACATCAGTACCGAGTACTCGGCACTCATGTCCAAGGTGATGCACAACGGCGGACGAATCAAGTTCCCGATCAACGAACCGGCCGAAGGCAAACGGAAATCGCAGATTCAGGAGTACTTGGAGTTTTATCGCGGTGCAGGGGTGCAGCATGTGGCCTTGCTGACCAACGACATCGTCAAAACCGTGGAAACCCTGCGACATAACGGGGTGGCGTTCTTGTCTACTCCCGATTCGTATTATGACGCCCTGACCGAACGTGTGGGAAGCATCGACGAATCGATCGCGGATTTGCGTCGACTCAACATTCTGGTAGACCGGGATGACGAGGGTTATCTCCTGCAGATTTTTACACAACCGATTGTTGACCGGCCCACCCTTTTCATTGAGATCATTCAGCGCAAGGGAGCACGCGGATTCGGCGAAGGAAACTTCAAAGCGCTGTTTGAAGCGATCGAACGTGAACAAGCACGGCGTGGCAACCTGTAGCCCCCGTTTTGATTGATGGCGTTTGCCGTTCATATTTCCCTTTTGGTTGGATCATCCTATAGAGGAAAATCTCCAACAGAAATGGGTGGATGAACGGATGAAACGCCGTTTTTTCTTTTGGTTCAGTTGTTTGGCAGTGATCAGTCTGATTGTGACCGGTTGGTCGCCCCGTCCGATGAATGTGTCGCGGACGGCTCCATCTGCGGAAAAAAAGGAGCGTCCGCATTACCGGATCACAGCCCACTATCATGACGAATCGGTACAGGTTACCGGTCATGTCACGGTGACATTACCCGCCAAACAAGTAAGCGGTTTGCGGGAAGTCTATTTTCATTTGTATCCGAACGCTTTCGCCCATTGGAAATGGGGAGCTCATACCAAACCAAAGCAACCGGGGTACCTCCATGTCTCCCATGTGAAAGTGGACGGTAATTCTGTTGCCCACCAAGTGAAGGAGACGGTAATGAAGGTACCGTTGCCCAAACAAGTGGGAACAAGGAAAACAATGCGGATCGATATGGATTACCGGTTGCAGTTGCCCAAGGGCGGCACCCGGTTAAACACTTTTAAACGAACCGCTTTCTTGGCACAATGGTATCCGATGCTGGCGGTGAAGGATCAAGACGGTTGGCATACTGAACCGTATACGACCATCGGTGATCCGTTTTACACCCGGATGTCCGATTTTGAGATCACGTTTCATGTGCCTTCGGGATATCGATTGATCACTTCGGCTCGTGACCCGGAAGATCCGGTGGAAGGGGTCGTCACCCTTCGCCGTGACAATGTGCGGGATTTTGCTGCTGTCATCACCAAAGATTACGAGGAGGTGCAGGGGAAGGCCGGTTCCGTACGCGTACGGCTTTGGTATTTGCCCGGTATGGAAGATGTGGCACAGGAGCTGCACGATGCCGCCGTATCCGGAATGAAGTTTTTCTCCAAACGTTTTGGCGCCTATCCGTATGACGAAGTGGATGTGGTGTTGGGAGAAACAGGCTATGGAATCGCGGGGATGGAATATCCCGGACTGGTTACATCGATCCCCAAGATACCCACACGACAAGGGGAACGGCCCGCCGTCAATGTGGTCGTTCACGAGCTGGCCCATCAGTGGTGGTATGGAGTGGTGGGCAACAATCAAGTAAAGGAACCGTGGTTGGACGAAGGCTTGACCACATTTTCTGAGTTTCTCTACATGCATGACCAAATGGGAGAAGATGAGCGAGATCTCCTTGTTCGTGCCGCGGAGCACTGCAACCGGATCAACCGGAAAACCGGCGTCACCTCGGTTGAATCTCTGTACCGCTATTCGGATCTCGTTTACGGATTGATGGTGTATACCCGCCCGGCGGCCATGATGTGGGAACTGGCGGACGAAATCGGCAAGGACAAGGTGTTGCGGATTCTGCAAACGTATTATCAACGGTATCAGTATCAAATCGCTACCACTAAGGATTTTATCCAGGTTGCCAATGAAGTGGCTGGCAAAGACCTGACCCCGTTTTTCGACAAGTGGCTGTACTTTAAAACACGATAAAATGAAAGCTGGCCACTGTCGACCTTCTGCAAACCAATGGATGGATCAGATGTGGCTGGCTTCTGGGTGAATCCATATTCTGTAAGGATTGCGAGAGGGCGAAAGCACTCCCGCGTTTGACCTACCCTGAAGGGAGGGTTTTTCCTCTCGCTCCTGGTAACTTGGCTCGTGGGAAAAAGGCCGCCCTTTCCTCTGGCCCATAAATGGACGGACATGGCGTCGAAAGAGGATAGCTTAAATACGTACCTCCCCGGCTTGATCGATAATATCCGGGTCAATCGCCTGGTTGGGGCTTCCAGTGATATTGAGAGAAAAATCTCCGATGGGAAATGAGCCGCCGATATCCTTGTCGTTGGACGACGAGCCGACATTCATGGTGTCACCCAAATTGATGGTGGCAGTCGAGTCAACCTGGCCGATCTTGGCATGGAAAATCTGATTGGCGGTGGGCAATCTGTTCGCCTCCCATAAACGAATGCAGGGACGTAGGGCGAACGTCCCGCTCATTCATTTTATCCACATCACTTCAAAAGCGTTCATGGACAACGGCATCGCGGAGTTGAGTTCGATTCGTTATAATGGGAAAGACGAAGGATTGCTGAAGGAGGATGCATTCATGGTGCAACCAAATGAGAATGCACCTTCCGTCCAAGTGTCCAAGCGGTTGGGCGTGATCGCGCAAAAGGTCAGGCCGGGAACGGTGGCAGATATTGGTGCAGATCACGCCTTATTGTTGATTGCACTGGCGGACTCCGGAAAACTGGTTCGCGGAATCGCCGGGGAAATACATACAGGCCCATTGGAAAACGCGCGCCGACGTGTGCGGCAAGCCGGACGGCAGGAACAGATCGAAGTTAGGCAAGGAGATGGTTTGTCCGTTTTGCGTCCGGGGGAAGTGGATGCAATCACGATCGCCGGGATGGGCGGTGCTCTCATCGCCCGCATATTGGAGGAAGGGAAAGAGAAATTGACCGGTGTGCGCCAATTGGTGTTGCAGCCCAACACCGATGGCCGGTATGTTCGCCGGTGGCTTGTGGACAACGGATGGGCGCTGACAGAGGAAGAGTTGGTGGAAGACGGGGGGATTCTGTACGAAATCCTCATTGCGGAGCCAGGGGGGAATCCGGAGCTTTACCACCAACCCCCGTTGACGTCCGAACAACTGATGATTCTCGGGCCCTGGTTATGGAAACGAAGACATCC
Coding sequences:
- the hppD gene encoding 4-hydroxyphenylpyruvate dioxygenase yields the protein MVQQLQAASTDRDFFAIRDVDYLEIYTGNAKQEMHYFCRAFGFRLVAYSGLETGNRDQVSYVLEQGKIRLVVSGAYGPDHPIAEFVKQHGDGVKDIALLVDDVESAYLEAVSRGGIPIKEPHELRDEHGVIKKAVIGTYGDTVHTLIERHQYNGLFAPGFASPECGIPHHDAGLVAIDHVVGNVERMEEWVAYYENVMGFKQMIHFDDKDISTEYSALMSKVMHNGGRIKFPINEPAEGKRKSQIQEYLEFYRGAGVQHVALLTNDIVKTVETLRHNGVAFLSTPDSYYDALTERVGSIDESIADLRRLNILVDRDDEGYLLQIFTQPIVDRPTLFIEIIQRKGARGFGEGNFKALFEAIEREQARRGNL
- a CDS encoding M1 family metallopeptidase — its product is MKRRFFFWFSCLAVISLIVTGWSPRPMNVSRTAPSAEKKERPHYRITAHYHDESVQVTGHVTVTLPAKQVSGLREVYFHLYPNAFAHWKWGAHTKPKQPGYLHVSHVKVDGNSVAHQVKETVMKVPLPKQVGTRKTMRIDMDYRLQLPKGGTRLNTFKRTAFLAQWYPMLAVKDQDGWHTEPYTTIGDPFYTRMSDFEITFHVPSGYRLITSARDPEDPVEGVVTLRRDNVRDFAAVITKDYEEVQGKAGSVRVRLWYLPGMEDVAQELHDAAVSGMKFFSKRFGAYPYDEVDVVLGETGYGIAGMEYPGLVTSIPKIPTRQGERPAVNVVVHELAHQWWYGVVGNNQVKEPWLDEGLTTFSEFLYMHDQMGEDERDLLVRAAEHCNRINRKTGVTSVESLYRYSDLVYGLMVYTRPAAMMWELADEIGKDKVLRILQTYYQRYQYQIATTKDFIQVANEVAGKDLTPFFDKWLYFKTR
- a CDS encoding spore germination protein, producing the protein MPTANQIFHAKIGQVDSTATINLGDTMNVGSSSNDKDIGGSFPIGDFSLNITGSPNQAIDPDIIDQAGEVRI
- a CDS encoding tRNA (adenine(22)-N(1))-methyltransferase — its product is MGNLFASHKRMQGRRANVPLIHFIHITSKAFMDNGIAELSSIRYNGKDEGLLKEDAFMVQPNENAPSVQVSKRLGVIAQKVRPGTVADIGADHALLLIALADSGKLVRGIAGEIHTGPLENARRRVRQAGRQEQIEVRQGDGLSVLRPGEVDAITIAGMGGALIARILEEGKEKLTGVRQLVLQPNTDGRYVRRWLVDNGWALTEEELVEDGGILYEILIAEPGGNPELYHQPPLTSEQLMILGPWLWKRRHPLLKRRIREILEEKQRIADRLQAAKSEEGLKRRAEIAREIEEWRRIEQWGFKDAN